Proteins co-encoded in one Juglans regia cultivar Chandler chromosome 16, Walnut 2.0, whole genome shotgun sequence genomic window:
- the LOC109019271 gene encoding uncharacterized protein LOC109019271 has product MALTVKNKVGFVNGSNVKPSDTSPLFPLWALCNNMILSWILNSLSKEIAASVIYVDSASDMWSDLQERFSQSNGPRIYQLQKSIASLMQNDLYVSAYFTQMKGLWDELMNYRPLPVDSCGGLRTLMDMHQQDYVMRFLMGLNGSFSKIHGQILLIDPLPPINKVFSCSSRRAPKRYWICSSSSHSIC; this is encoded by the coding sequence ATGGCTCTCACTGTCAAGAACAAAGTAGGATTTGTCAATGGTTCCAATGTTAAACCATCTGATACTTctcctctctttcctctctGGGCTCTATGCAATAATATGATCCTCTCTTGGATTCTTAATTCTCTTTCTAAAGAGATTGCTGCCAGCGTGATATATGTTGATTCTGCTAGCGATATGTGGTCTGACCTTCAAGAAAGGTTTTCTCAAAGCAATGGCCCTCGGATCTATCAATTGCAAAAGTCTATTGCCTCTCTCATGCAAAATGATCTCTATGTCAGTGCCTATTTTACTCAAATGAAGGGTTTATGGGATGAATTGATGAACTATAGACCCTTACCTGTCGACTCATGTGGAGGTCTGCGTACATTGATGGACATGCATCAACAAGACTATGTTATGCGCTTCTTGATGGGGCTCAATggctctttttcaaaaattcatGGACAAATACTTCTAATTGATCCTCTTCCTCCTATCAACAaggttttctcttgttcttcaaGAAGAGCGCCAAAGAGATATTGGATCTGTTCTAGTTCCTCACATTCCATCTGCTGA